In a genomic window of Bacilli bacterium PM5-9:
- a CDS encoding NAD-dependent dihydropyrimidine dehydrogenase PreA subunit (product_source=COG1146; cath_funfam=3.30.70.20; cog=COG1146; pfam=PF14697; superfamily=54862) yields MPAVVKEEECIGCAACVGSCPVSVIEMTDEGKAHVGEGCIDCAACVGTCPVSCIEMV; encoded by the coding sequence ATGCCTGCAGTAGTAAAAGAAGAAGAATGCATCGGATGTGCTGCTTGTGTTGGATCTTGCCCAGTATCTGTAATTGAAATGACAGATGAAGGTAAAGCACATGTCGGAGAAGGATGTATTGATTGTGCAGCGTGCGTGGGAACTTGCCCAGTAAGTTGTATTGAAATGGTTTAA